From one Triticum urartu cultivar G1812 chromosome 3, Tu2.1, whole genome shotgun sequence genomic stretch:
- the LOC125546271 gene encoding probable aspartyl aminopeptidase, which produces MALLRLHLLRPPPAPLAAFSSPWRRALPTTRPAAPASRLLCSNHPAAPSSPSPSIVGGLLDYLNESWTQFHATAEAKRQLLAAGFELLSENDDWDLQPGGRYFFTRNMSCLVAFAVGEKYRVGNGFNIIAAHTDSPCLKLKPRSASFKSGHQMVGVQTYGGGLWHTWFDRDLTLAGRVILKVPDGSFTHKLVKVNRPLIRVPTLAIHLDRTVNSEGFKPNLENHLAPLLATKCEETIISSDDKKSSSSTKIVHHSLLLQVLSEEIGCGSDEIIGMELNVCDTQPSCLGGGKNEFIYSGRLDNLASCYCALKSLMGSSKMPEDLSNEKGIRMIALFDNEEVGSNSMQGAGAPTIFQAMRRIVDSLMHQSMGEGALERALTSSFLVSADMAHALHPNYPDKHEEYHRPELQKGLVIKHNANQRYATSAVTAFLFKEIARIHNLPVQEFVVRNDMGCGSTIGPILASGVGIRTVDCGIPQLSMHSVREMCGREDIDTTYKHFKAFFEMFSDIDQKLNVDF; this is translated from the exons ATGGCGCTgctccgcctccacctcctccggccgccgcctGCTCCGCTCGCCGCCTTCTCCTCCCCCTGGCGCCGCGCCCTCCCAACCACCAGACCCGCTGCACCCGCCTCCCGCCTCCTCTGCTCCAACCAccccgccgccccctcctccccctcgcCCTCCATCGTCGGCGGCCTGCTCGACTACCTCAACGAGTCATGGACGCAGTTCCACGCCACTG CCGAGGCCAAGAGGCAGCTGCTCGCGGCGGGGTTCGAGCTGCTCAGCGAGAACGACGACTGGGACCTGCAGCCTGGTGGCCGCTACTTCTTCACTCGCAACATGTCCTGCTTGGTGGCCTTTGCAGTCGGGGAAAA GTACAGAGTTGGTAATGGTTTCAATATAATTGCAGCCCACACTGATAGTCCATGCCTCAAGCTGAAACCGAGATCTGCTTCTTTCAAATCTGGCCATCAAATGGTAGGTGTACAGACCTATGGAGGTGGGTTGTGGCACACATGGTTTGATAGAGATCTAACACTGGCCGGACGAGTCATCCTCAAGGTTCCAGATGGTTCATTTACGCATAAGCTTGTCAAAGTGAACAGACCACTCATTCGCGTACCGACACTGGCTATACATCTTGACCG CACAGTGAATTCTGAAGGATTCAAGCCTAATCTAGAGAATCATCTGGCTCCACTTCTTGCAACAAAATGTGAAGAGACTATTATCAGTTCTGATGACAAAAAAAGTTCAAGTTCCACAAAGATTGTCCATCATTCACTACTTTTGCAA GTTCTTTCAGAAGAAATCGGTTGTGGATCAGATGAAATTATTGGTATGGAGTTGAACGTGTGTGATACCCAACCTAGCTGCCTTGGTGGGGGGAAGAATGAGTTCATTTATTCTGGTAGATTGGATAACCTCGCTTCATGTTATTGTGCCCTTAAATCCCTCATGGGCTCTTCCAAGATGCCAGAAGATTTGTCCAACGAGAAGGGTATTAGAATGATTGCTTTGTTTGATAACGAAGAG GTTGGTTCAAATTCGATGCAAGGGGCAGGTGCACCAACCATATTCCAGGCCATGAGACGAATTGTTGACTCCTTGATGCATCAGTCCATGGGGGAGGGGGCTTTAGAGCGTGCACTAACTTCTTCTTTCCTTG TTTCCGCAGATATGGCTCATGCCCTGCACCCAAACTATCCAGACAAGCATGAAGAGTACCACAGACCAGAACTACAAAAAGGACTTGTTATCAAGCATAATGCTAACCAGCGTTATGCCACAAGTGCTGTAACAGCTTTTCTCTTCAAAGAAATAGCTCGAATTCATAACCTTCCCGTCCAG GAATTTGTTGTGAGGAATGATATGGGTTGTGGGTCAACTATCGGTCCCATACTTGCTTCCGGTGTTGGCATACGGACTGTTGATTGTGGTATTCCTCAGCTTTCCATGCACAG CGTTCGGGAAATGTGTGGCAGAGAAGACATAGACACCACATACAAGCACTTCAAAGCTTTCTTCGAGATGTTCTCGGACATTGACCAGAAACTGAATGTAGACTTTTAG